In Fusobacterium canifelinum, a genomic segment contains:
- a CDS encoding toxin-antitoxin system YwqK family antitoxin, whose product MKKLLSVLLLIFAMLLSACGGVKYEFKDGVMYGDGKEATGTFEFKAGKYKVKGSFVNGLPDGLFEKYYSDGSIMAKDTYENGVNTKEELYYKNGQLLGVLGVNEDLKLYFDDGKLIMTYNDKIDESIIYHENGNPLMITNKNESSIYNENNEMLFKVKNEEPVDIGSSLKKLSDGSFELVKDNKVVAKVDANGEIINYLYSTEETMLKINNTTGVTEFFFKNGNTFMKEDGNKNILNYRDGKPLYEMEGDSWKIYNEEGDKISSDFEVVTDIKKID is encoded by the coding sequence ATGAAAAAATTATTATCAGTATTATTACTAATTTTTGCAATGTTATTATCTGCTTGTGGTGGAGTAAAATATGAATTTAAAGATGGAGTTATGTATGGAGATGGAAAAGAAGCAACAGGAACATTTGAATTTAAAGCAGGTAAATATAAAGTAAAAGGAAGCTTTGTAAATGGTTTACCTGATGGATTATTTGAAAAATATTATTCAGATGGAAGTATTATGGCAAAAGATACTTATGAAAATGGAGTAAATACAAAAGAAGAACTTTACTATAAAAATGGACAGTTATTAGGAGTTTTGGGGGTTAATGAAGATTTAAAACTTTATTTTGATGACGGAAAACTTATTATGACCTATAATGACAAAATAGATGAAAGTATAATTTATCATGAAAATGGAAATCCTTTAATGATTACTAATAAAAATGAATCATCTATATATAATGAAAACAATGAAATGTTATTTAAAGTAAAAAATGAAGAACCAGTAGATATTGGTTCAAGTTTAAAAAAATTAAGTGATGGTTCATTTGAGCTTGTAAAAGATAATAAAGTTGTAGCTAAAGTAGATGCTAATGGTGAGATTATAAATTATTTATACTCAACAGAGGAAACAATGTTAAAAATAAACAATACTACTGGTGTAACTGAATTTTTCTTTAAAAATGGAAACACTTTTATGAAAGAAGATGGAAATAAAAATATTCTTAATTATAGAGATGGCAAACCATTATACGAAATGGAAGGAGATTCATGGAAAATCTATAATGAAGAAGGGGATAAAATCAGTAGTGATTTTGAGGTAGTTACAGATATCAAAAAGATAGATTAA
- the ctlX gene encoding citrulline utilization hydrolase CtlX, giving the protein MKKNITNKILMVRPVSFAFNEQTAVNNHYQKLDNKPTQEIQNEALAEFDNMVEKLKKVGIDVKVMQDTKEPHTPDSIFPNNWFSTHYSNTVVLYPMFAENRRLERTDNLYDFFDKTDDLNVVDYSSLENENIFLEGTGSLVLDRKNKKAYCSLSQRANEKLLDIFCEDAGYKKIAFHSYQTVDEKRKPIYHTNVMMAMGENYAILCADSIDNPKERENVIRELENDGKEIVYISEYQVEHFLGNAIELINNENVKICVMSATAYSVLTNEQKNIIEKYDVIVPVDVHTIERYGGGSARCMIAELFI; this is encoded by the coding sequence ATGAAAAAAAATATTACAAATAAAATATTAATGGTAAGACCTGTTTCCTTTGCATTTAACGAACAAACAGCAGTAAATAATCATTATCAAAAATTAGATAATAAACCTACTCAAGAAATTCAAAATGAGGCATTAGCAGAATTTGACAATATGGTTGAAAAATTGAAAAAAGTAGGGATAGATGTTAAGGTTATGCAAGATACAAAAGAACCTCACACACCTGATAGTATATTCCCTAATAACTGGTTTTCAACTCATTATTCTAATACAGTTGTCCTATATCCAATGTTTGCAGAAAACAGAAGACTTGAAAGAACAGATAATCTATATGATTTTTTTGATAAAACTGATGATTTGAATGTTGTTGATTATTCTAGTTTAGAAAATGAAAATATTTTTCTTGAAGGAACAGGTTCACTTGTTTTAGATAGAAAAAATAAAAAAGCATATTGCTCATTATCTCAAAGAGCAAATGAAAAACTTTTAGATATTTTCTGTGAAGATGCTGGCTATAAAAAAATAGCTTTTCATTCTTATCAAACTGTTGATGAAAAAAGAAAACCTATATATCATACAAATGTTATGATGGCTATGGGAGAAAATTATGCTATTTTGTGTGCAGATAGTATTGATAACCCAAAAGAAAGAGAAAATGTTATAAGAGAATTAGAAAATGATGGCAAAGAAATTGTCTATATAAGTGAATATCAAGTTGAACATTTTTTAGGAAATGCCATAGAACTTATCAATAATGAAAATGTAAAAATTTGTGTTATGTCTGCAACTGCTTATTCTGTACTTACTAACGAGCAAAAAAATATAATTGAAAAATATGATGTTATTGTTCCAGTAGATGTCCATACTATTGAAAGATATGGTGGTGGCTCTGCTAGATGTATGATAGCAGAATTATTTATTTAA
- a CDS encoding heavy metal translocating P-type ATPase: MVKVENNQKNESQKLELKIDGISCQACVAKIERKLSKTNGVGKALVNISNNMADIEYDEKEIKASEILKIIEKLGYTPKRREDLKDKEEALRAEKKLKSELTKSKIVIVLSFILMYISMSHMFGLPLPNILNPEINIANYVLVQFIITITVMIIGKRFYKVGFRQLYMLSPNMDSLVAVGTSSAFIYSLYISYKIFADKNIHLMHSLYYESAAMIIAFVMLGKYLETLSKGKASAAIKKLVNFQAKKANIIRNGEIIEIDIEEVSKGDTVFIKPGEKIPVDGVIIEGHSTIDEAMITGESIPVEKSENDKVYSGSINKDGALKVVVNATEGETLISKIAKLVEDAQMTKAPIARLADKVSLIFVPTVIFIAIFAALLWWFLIKYNVISVSQNPFEFVLTIFISILIIACPCSLGLATPTAIMVGTGKGAELGILIKSGEALEKLNQIDTIVFDKTGTLTEGTPKVIDIVSLANIAKDEILKIAASMEVSSEHPLGKAVYDEAKEKNINLYDVKNFLSISGRGVIGEIEAKKYLLGNKKLLLDNGIKNLHEEEIHKYELQGKTTILLADEEKLIAFITLADVVRNESLELIKKLKKENIKTYMLTGDNERTARVIAEKLGIDDVIAEVSPEDKYKKVKELQEQGKKVAMVGDGINDSPALAQADVGMAIGSGTDIAIESADIVLMGKDIEIILTAIRLSRATIKNIKENLFWAFFYNTCGIPIAGGLLYLFTGHLLNPMIAGLAMGLSSVSVVSNALRLKRFK; encoded by the coding sequence GTGGTCAAAGTGGAAAATAATCAAAAGAATGAAAGTCAAAAATTAGAATTAAAAATTGATGGTATAAGTTGCCAAGCCTGTGTTGCAAAAATTGAAAGAAAATTATCAAAGACTAATGGAGTAGGGAAAGCACTTGTCAATATTTCAAATAATATGGCAGATATTGAATATGATGAGAAAGAAATAAAAGCTAGTGAAATTCTGAAAATAATTGAAAAGCTAGGTTATACTCCAAAAAGAAGAGAAGATTTAAAAGATAAAGAAGAGGCTCTTAGAGCAGAAAAAAAGTTAAAATCAGAATTAACTAAATCAAAAATTGTTATAGTTTTATCTTTTATTCTTATGTATATTTCAATGAGCCATATGTTTGGATTGCCACTTCCAAATATACTTAATCCAGAAATAAATATTGCAAATTATGTGTTAGTGCAATTTATTATAACTATAACTGTAATGATAATTGGAAAAAGATTTTATAAGGTTGGTTTTAGACAGTTATATATGTTAAGTCCTAATATGGATAGCTTGGTAGCAGTTGGAACAAGTTCAGCGTTTATATATAGTTTATATATAAGCTATAAAATATTTGCAGATAAGAATATTCATTTGATGCACTCATTATATTACGAGTCAGCTGCAATGATAATAGCTTTTGTAATGTTAGGAAAATATTTAGAAACTTTAAGTAAGGGTAAAGCCTCAGCGGCAATAAAAAAATTAGTAAATTTTCAAGCTAAAAAAGCTAATATTATAAGAAATGGTGAAATAATTGAAATAGATATAGAAGAAGTATCAAAGGGAGATACAGTCTTTATAAAGCCTGGTGAAAAAATTCCAGTTGATGGAGTAATAATAGAAGGACATTCAACTATTGATGAAGCTATGATTACAGGAGAGAGTATTCCAGTTGAAAAGTCTGAAAATGATAAGGTATACAGCGGAAGTATAAATAAAGATGGAGCATTGAAGGTTGTTGTAAATGCAACAGAGGGAGAAACACTAATATCAAAAATAGCAAAGCTTGTTGAAGATGCACAGATGACAAAAGCACCAATAGCAAGACTTGCAGATAAAGTATCTTTAATATTTGTTCCAACAGTTATTTTCATTGCCATTTTTGCAGCTTTACTTTGGTGGTTTTTAATAAAGTATAATGTGATATCAGTAAGCCAAAATCCATTTGAGTTTGTATTGACTATTTTTATATCTATACTTATAATTGCCTGTCCTTGTTCATTAGGACTTGCTACACCAACAGCTATAATGGTTGGAACAGGTAAAGGAGCAGAATTAGGTATTTTAATAAAATCTGGTGAAGCCTTAGAAAAATTAAATCAAATTGATACTATTGTTTTTGATAAAACAGGTACTTTGACAGAAGGGACACCAAAGGTTATAGATATAGTAAGTTTAGCTAATATAGCAAAAGATGAGATATTAAAAATAGCTGCTTCTATGGAAGTAAGTTCAGAACATCCACTAGGAAAAGCAGTCTATGATGAGGCAAAAGAAAAGAATATTAATCTATATGATGTAAAAAATTTCTTGTCTATTTCAGGTAGGGGAGTAATTGGAGAAATTGAGGCTAAAAAATATTTATTAGGAAATAAGAAATTGCTTCTTGACAATGGAATAAAAAATTTACATGAAGAAGAAATACATAAATATGAATTACAAGGAAAGACAACTATTCTTTTAGCTGATGAAGAAAAATTAATAGCTTTTATAACACTGGCTGATGTTGTCAGAAATGAAAGTCTTGAACTTATAAAGAAATTGAAAAAAGAAAATATTAAAACATATATGCTTACAGGTGATAATGAAAGAACTGCAAGAGTTATAGCAGAAAAACTAGGAATAGATGATGTTATTGCTGAAGTATCTCCTGAAGATAAATATAAAAAAGTCAAAGAATTACAAGAACAAGGTAAAAAAGTTGCAATGGTTGGAGATGGAATAAATGATTCTCCTGCACTTGCACAGGCAGATGTTGGAATGGCAATAGGAAGTGGAACAGATATTGCAATAGAAAGTGCGGATATAGTCCTTATGGGAAAAGATATAGAAATTATACTTACTGCTATAAGATTAAGTAGAGCAACTATAAAGAATATTAAAGAAAATCTATTCTGGGCATTTTTTTATAACACTTGTGGTATTCCAATAGCAGGAGGTTTACTATATTTATTTACAGGACATTTACTAAATCCTATGATAGCAGGACTTGCTATGGGACTAAGCTCTGTATCAGTTGTAAGTAATGCTTTGAGATTAAAGAGATTTAAATAA
- a CDS encoding ABC transporter permease, which translates to MKNFISKHISFISIIILIAIWQLCGNLGLLPKFIFPTPLEIANAFVRDRALFLFHFKITMLEALIGLVLGILIASLLAIIMDSFETINKIVYPLLIFTQTIPTIALAPILVLWLGYDMTPKIVLIVINTTFPIVISILDGFRHCDKDAIQLLKLMNASRWQILYHVKIPTALTYFYAGLRVSVSYAFISAVVSEWLGGFEGLGVFMIRAKKAFDYDTMFAIIILVSAISLISMELVKRSEKKFIKWKYLEEEENEKD; encoded by the coding sequence ATGAAAAACTTTATTAGTAAACATATAAGTTTTATTAGTATTATAATTTTAATAGCTATTTGGCAACTCTGTGGAAATTTAGGATTGCTTCCAAAATTTATTTTTCCAACTCCATTAGAAATTGCTAATGCTTTTGTAAGAGATAGAGCTTTGTTTTTATTTCATTTTAAAATAACTATGCTTGAAGCTCTTATAGGCCTTGTTCTAGGAATTTTAATTGCAAGTCTTTTAGCAATAATTATGGATAGTTTTGAAACAATAAATAAAATAGTATATCCATTGCTAATTTTTACACAGACTATACCAACAATAGCTCTTGCTCCAATACTTGTACTTTGGCTTGGTTATGATATGACACCAAAAATTGTTTTGATAGTTATAAATACAACCTTTCCTATTGTCATAAGTATACTTGATGGTTTTAGACATTGTGATAAAGATGCTATCCAACTTTTAAAACTTATGAATGCAAGTAGATGGCAAATTCTTTATCATGTAAAAATTCCAACTGCTCTTACATATTTTTATGCTGGTTTAAGAGTAAGTGTTTCTTATGCTTTTATTTCTGCTGTTGTATCAGAGTGGCTTGGTGGCTTTGAGGGACTTGGAGTTTTTATGATAAGAGCAAAAAAAGCTTTTGATTATGATACTATGTTTGCAATAATAATTTTAGTTTCAGCTATAAGTTTAATCAGTATGGAACTTGTAAAAAGAAGTGAAAAGAAATTTATTAAATGGAAATATTTGGAGGAGGAAGAAAATGAAAAAGATTAA
- the trkA gene encoding Trk system potassium transporter TrkA, giving the protein MKIVIVGAGKVGELLCRDLSLEGNDIILIEQDVKILEKILANNDIMGFVGSGVSYDAQMEAEVPKVDVFIAVTEKDEINIISSVIAKKLGAKYTIARVRSTDYSSQLDFMTESLGIDLVINPELEAAKYIKQNIDFPEALNVENFLDGKLKLVEFHIEKDSILDNVSLFDFKQKFFPNLLVCIIKRGEEIIIPSGNNFIKGDDRIYITGSNSEIIKFQDALGKDRRKIKSAFIIGAGIISHYLAEELLKDKISVKIVEMNPEKANKFSECLPGATVINADGSNEDVLKEENFQNYDSCISITGIDEINMFISIYAKKIGIKKIITKLNKLSFVDILGENSFQAIITPKKIIADNIVRVVRSIANKKKTLIENFYRLENNTVEAIEILVNSNSKINNIPLKDLKIKKNLIIAYIIRNNVAIFPKGTDVIKEGDRVIIITTESFFDDINNIVAE; this is encoded by the coding sequence ATGAAAATTGTAATTGTAGGAGCAGGTAAAGTTGGAGAGCTACTTTGCCGTGATTTATCATTAGAGGGAAATGACATAATTTTAATTGAGCAAGATGTAAAAATACTTGAAAAGATTTTAGCAAATAATGATATTATGGGTTTTGTTGGAAGTGGTGTAAGTTATGATGCGCAAATGGAGGCAGAAGTTCCAAAAGTAGATGTCTTTATAGCTGTTACTGAAAAAGATGAAATAAATATAATTTCATCAGTTATAGCTAAAAAATTGGGTGCAAAATATACTATTGCGAGAGTAAGAAGTACAGATTACTCATCTCAACTTGACTTTATGACAGAATCTTTAGGAATAGATTTAGTTATAAATCCAGAACTTGAAGCAGCAAAATATATAAAACAAAATATAGACTTTCCAGAAGCATTAAATGTTGAAAACTTTTTAGATGGGAAATTAAAACTTGTAGAATTTCATATAGAAAAGGATTCAATCTTAGACAATGTTTCGCTTTTTGATTTTAAGCAAAAGTTCTTCCCTAATTTATTGGTTTGTATAATAAAAAGAGGAGAAGAAATAATTATACCTTCTGGAAATAATTTTATTAAAGGTGATGATAGGATTTATATAACTGGAAGCAATAGTGAAATTATAAAATTCCAAGATGCACTTGGAAAAGATAGAAGAAAAATAAAATCAGCCTTTATAATAGGGGCTGGAATAATTAGCCACTATCTTGCAGAAGAACTTTTAAAAGATAAAATATCAGTTAAAATAGTTGAAATGAACCCAGAAAAAGCAAATAAGTTTAGTGAGTGTTTGCCTGGAGCGACAGTTATTAATGCTGATGGAAGTAATGAAGATGTATTAAAAGAAGAAAATTTCCAAAATTATGATTCTTGTATATCTATAACAGGTATAGATGAAATTAATATGTTTATTTCAATTTATGCTAAAAAAATAGGTATAAAGAAGATTATTACTAAGTTAAATAAATTATCTTTTGTGGATATATTGGGTGAAAATAGTTTCCAAGCCATAATAACTCCTAAAAAGATAATAGCTGATAACATAGTTAGGGTTGTTCGGTCTATTGCTAATAAAAAGAAAACTTTAATAGAAAATTTTTATAGACTTGAAAACAATACAGTTGAAGCAATAGAAATTTTAGTAAATTCTAATAGTAAGATAAACAATATTCCATTAAAAGATTTAAAAATTAAGAAAAATTTGATTATAGCATATATAATCAGAAATAATGTTGCTATCTTCCCAAAAGGTACAGATGTCATAAAAGAGGGGGATAGAGTAATAATAATTACAACAGAAAGTTTCTTTGACGATATCAATAATATTGTTGCAGAATAA
- a CDS encoding heavy-metal-associated domain-containing protein codes for MKLNLKIDGMGCEHCIKSVREALEGINGIKVLDIKIGSAEVEAENDSVLNEIREKLDDAGYDLV; via the coding sequence ATGAAATTAAATTTAAAAATTGATGGTATGGGCTGTGAACATTGTATTAAATCTGTTAGAGAAGCACTTGAAGGAATAAATGGAATAAAAGTTTTAGATATAAAAATTGGTTCAGCAGAAGTAGAAGCAGAAAATGATAGTGTGTTAAATGAAATAAGAGAAAAACTAGATGATGCAGGTTATGATTTAGTTTAG
- a CDS encoding toxin-antitoxin system YwqK family antitoxin, which yields MKKLLSVLLLIFAMLLSACGGVKYEYKDGVMYEDGKEATGTFEFKSGKYKVKGNFENGLPNGLLEKYYSDGSIMVKDTFVNGINTKEEIYYKNGKLMEDVSNNRLSKLYYDDGSLVMFVDIQTEETIFYHENGNPLMTIIDKEVVMYDENNEMLSKVEDGKAVDIGITQRKLADGSSEFVKDNKIVAKIDANKEIGTYFYSTGEPLMRFYRSTDSSEIFFKNGTTLFKSEGNERVFNYRDGKPLYKAEGNIWKFYNEEGDEIITNFDVITDIKKID from the coding sequence ATGAAAAAATTATTATCAGTATTATTACTAATCTTTGCAATGCTATTATCTGCTTGTGGTGGAGTAAAATATGAATACAAAGATGGCGTGATGTATGAAGATGGAAAAGAAGCAACAGGGACATTTGAATTTAAATCAGGTAAATACAAAGTAAAGGGAAATTTTGAAAATGGTTTACCTAATGGATTACTTGAAAAATATTATTCAGATGGAAGTATTATGGTAAAAGATACTTTTGTAAATGGCATAAATACAAAAGAAGAAATATACTATAAAAATGGGAAGTTAATGGAAGATGTCTCAAATAATAGACTTTCTAAATTATACTATGATGATGGAAGTTTAGTTATGTTTGTTGATATTCAAACTGAAGAAACTATATTCTATCATGAAAATGGAAATCCATTAATGACTATTATTGATAAAGAAGTTGTTATGTATGATGAAAATAATGAAATGTTGTCTAAAGTAGAAGATGGAAAAGCAGTAGATATAGGAATAACTCAAAGAAAACTAGCAGATGGTTCATCTGAATTTGTAAAAGATAATAAAATTGTGGCCAAGATAGATGCTAATAAGGAGATAGGAACATATTTCTATTCAACAGGGGAGCCATTGATGAGATTTTATAGGAGTACTGATTCATCAGAAATTTTCTTTAAAAATGGAACGACTCTCTTTAAATCAGAAGGAAATGAACGTGTTTTTAACTATAGAGATGGAAAACCATTATATAAAGCAGAAGGTAATATATGGAAGTTTTATAATGAAGAAGGAGATGAAATTATTACCAATTTTGATGTAATTACAGATATAAAGAAAATAGATTAG
- a CDS encoding dihydrofolate reductase, with amino-acid sequence MEKKYYKNLKMIVCVGKDNLIGDRTPDENSNGMLWHVKEELMYFKSKTIGNTVLFGGTTAKYVPIELMKKNREVITLHRNMDVPKLIEDLTLENKTIFIAGGYSIYKYFLDNFEIDEIFFSKIKDSVEVKEAVEPLYLPNIEDYGYKIVDKKDYEEFIAYVYKK; translated from the coding sequence ATGGAAAAGAAATACTATAAAAATTTAAAAATGATAGTTTGTGTTGGAAAAGATAATTTAATTGGAGACAGAACTCCTGATGAAAATAGTAATGGTATGTTATGGCATGTAAAAGAAGAGCTTATGTATTTCAAAAGTAAAACTATTGGAAATACTGTTTTATTTGGAGGAACAACTGCAAAATATGTTCCTATTGAGCTTATGAAAAAAAATAGAGAAGTAATAACTCTTCATAGAAATATGGATGTGCCTAAATTAATTGAAGATTTAACTTTAGAAAATAAGACTATTTTTATTGCTGGGGGATATAGTATCTATAAATATTTTTTAGATAATTTTGAAATAGATGAAATTTTCTTTTCAAAAATAAAAGACAGTGTAGAAGTTAAAGAAGCAGTTGAACCTTTATATCTTCCAAATATTGAAGATTATGGTTATAAGATAGTAGATAAAAAAGATTATGAAGAATTTATAGCTTATGTATATAAAAAATAA
- a CDS encoding CCA tRNA nucleotidyltransferase codes for MNKISINNFSDVEIEILRKLNKYGKGYIVGGAIRDILLGLEPKDVDFTTNLPYETLKNLFSKYKPKETGKSFGVLRIRVNDIDYEIAKFREDNYEEKDGMKIIPEEKKVRFVDDIKNDLARRDFTINAMAYNEVEGIVDLYNGQKDIENKVINFVGNAEERIIEDPLRVLRAFRFMSRLNFSLFDNTIEAIKKQKDLLKNIPEERITMEFSKLLLGENIKNTLTLMKDTGVLELIIPEFKATYDFDQCNPHHNLDLFNHIISVVSKVPADLELKYSALLHDIAKPVVQTFDEKGIAHYKTHEIVGADMARNILTRLKLPVKLINTVEDIIKKHMILYRDVTDKKFNKLLSEMGYDNLWRLIEHCNADNGSKNNEVVSTENDLYERLQRAVEKQMQVTVNDLAINGRDLIELGFTGAEIGKIKGELLDKYLSEEIQNEKEEMLDYVKEKYKK; via the coding sequence ATGAATAAAATTTCTATAAATAACTTTAGTGATGTAGAAATAGAAATATTAAGAAAACTAAATAAATATGGAAAAGGTTATATAGTAGGAGGAGCTATAAGAGATATTTTACTTGGTTTGGAACCAAAAGATGTTGATTTTACAACAAATCTTCCTTATGAAACTTTGAAAAACTTATTCAGTAAATATAAGCCAAAAGAAACAGGAAAGTCCTTTGGAGTTTTAAGAATAAGAGTGAATGATATAGATTATGAAATAGCAAAATTTAGAGAAGATAACTATGAAGAAAAAGATGGAATGAAAATAATTCCTGAAGAAAAAAAAGTTAGATTTGTAGATGATATAAAAAATGACTTAGCACGTCGTGATTTTACAATAAATGCTATGGCATATAATGAGGTAGAGGGAATAGTTGATTTATATAATGGACAAAAAGATATAGAAAATAAAGTGATAAATTTTGTTGGAAATGCAGAAGAAAGAATAATAGAAGATCCTCTTCGTGTGTTGAGAGCTTTTAGATTTATGTCAAGACTTAATTTTTCTTTATTTGACAATACTATTGAAGCAATAAAAAAACAAAAAGATTTACTTAAAAATATTCCAGAAGAAAGAATTACTATGGAATTTAGTAAATTATTATTGGGAGAAAATATAAAAAATACTTTAACTTTAATGAAGGATACAGGAGTATTAGAGCTTATAATTCCTGAATTTAAAGCAACTTATGATTTTGACCAATGTAACCCACATCATAATTTAGATTTATTCAATCATATTATAAGTGTTGTAAGTAAAGTTCCTGCTGATTTAGAGTTAAAATATTCAGCTCTTTTACATGATATTGCAAAACCAGTTGTTCAAACTTTTGATGAAAAAGGAATAGCTCACTATAAAACTCATGAAATAGTTGGTGCTGATATGGCAAGGAATATCTTAACTAGATTAAAGTTGCCAGTAAAACTAATAAATACTGTGGAAGATATAATAAAAAAACATATGATTTTATATAGAGATGTGACAGATAAGAAGTTTAATAAATTATTATCTGAAATGGGCTATGACAATCTATGGAGATTGATTGAACATTGTAATGCAGATAATGGTTCTAAAAATAATGAAGTTGTAAGTACAGAAAATGATTTATATGAGAGATTACAAAGAGCAGTAGAAAAACAAATGCAGGTAACAGTCAATGATTTAGCGATAAATGGAAGAGACTTAATAGAATTAGGTTTCACAGGTGCAGAGATTGGAAAAATCAAGGGCGAATTATTGGATAAATATTTATCAGAAGAAATTCAAAATGAAAAAGAAGAAATGCTAGATTATGTGAAAGAAAAATATAAGAAATAG
- the thyA gene encoding thymidylate synthase produces MKARFDKIYKDIVDTIAEKGIWSEGNVRTKYADGTAAHYKSYIGYQFRLDNSDDEAHLITSRFAPSKAPIRELYWIWILQSNNVDVLDKLGCKFWDEWKMKDGTIGKAYGYQIAQETFGQKSQLHYVINELKKNPNSRRIMTEIWVPNELSEMALTPCVHLTQWSVIGNKLYLEVRQRSCDVALGLVANVFQYSVLHKLVALECGLEPAEIIWNIHNVHIYDRHYDKLIKQVNGETFEPAKIKINNFKSIFDFKPDDIEIIDYKYGEKVSYEVAI; encoded by the coding sequence ATGAAAGCTAGATTTGATAAAATATATAAAGATATAGTTGATACAATAGCAGAAAAAGGAATTTGGAGTGAAGGAAATGTCAGAACAAAATATGCAGATGGAACAGCTGCACATTATAAAAGCTATATAGGTTATCAATTTAGACTTGATAATTCGGATGATGAAGCACATTTAATAACTTCAAGATTTGCACCAAGTAAAGCACCAATAAGAGAACTATATTGGATATGGATATTACAATCAAATAATGTAGATGTTTTAGACAAGTTGGGTTGTAAGTTTTGGGATGAATGGAAAATGAAAGATGGAACTATTGGAAAAGCTTATGGTTATCAAATAGCTCAAGAAACTTTTGGGCAAAAATCTCAGCTTCATTATGTAATAAATGAACTTAAAAAAAATCCTAATAGCAGAAGAATTATGACAGAAATTTGGGTTCCTAATGAACTTTCAGAAATGGCTTTAACTCCTTGTGTACATTTAACACAATGGTCAGTAATTGGGAATAAATTATATTTAGAAGTTAGACAAAGAAGTTGTGATGTAGCATTAGGTTTAGTTGCTAATGTGTTTCAATATTCAGTTTTACATAAATTGGTAGCATTAGAATGTGGGCTTGAGCCAGCAGAAATTATATGGAATATTCATAATGTACATATCTATGATAGACACTATGATAAATTAATAAAGCAAGTCAATGGTGAAACATTTGAGCCAGCAAAAATAAAAATAAATAATTTTAAATCAATATTTGATTTTAAACCTGATGATATAGAAATAATTGATTATAAATATGGAGAAAAAGTTAGCTATGAGGTGGCTATTTAA